A single window of Chitinophaga sp. XS-30 DNA harbors:
- a CDS encoding DUF4466 family protein, with product MLIKTFSYTSLFLSFLLVMTGCKDEDYALPVPKSELQNDAIKRTLGPNLVGLDIEFAYAMAILPEKGKIVSAQVEASIAGATGTYLEHRSYYTNGSGEDVGVEVAAPSTTTGATSSVTFNRDTSAATLRYFYRIPEEARGKTVSFTFSAKSSNGESVSYAMGPYTITNMDMKLDMVATDAAACYISIEDMAIYTAAEAAANPGKIDLVYLHRTPTGLTFNHALVSPAADPQYLPGVTLPAGVNRSTKVNKVWNLRDFHLARLQYGVYIDDVDFQELNLEGAPNFAINVRAEAGVWAETADGRYRAYIYVNKVNNGAKNATISMKRYTMP from the coding sequence ATGTTAATTAAAACCTTCTCATATACATCATTGTTCCTGTCGTTCCTCCTGGTGATGACGGGCTGCAAGGATGAAGACTATGCATTGCCCGTTCCGAAAAGCGAGCTGCAGAACGATGCGATCAAGCGCACCCTGGGGCCGAACCTCGTGGGCCTGGATATCGAGTTTGCCTACGCGATGGCCATCCTGCCGGAAAAAGGCAAGATCGTATCCGCACAGGTGGAAGCTTCCATCGCCGGGGCAACCGGCACTTACCTGGAGCACCGCTCGTATTATACCAACGGCAGCGGCGAAGACGTTGGCGTGGAAGTGGCCGCACCATCCACCACCACCGGCGCTACCTCCAGCGTAACCTTCAACCGCGATACCAGCGCGGCCACCCTCCGGTATTTCTACAGGATACCCGAAGAGGCCCGCGGCAAAACGGTGAGCTTCACTTTCTCGGCGAAAAGCAGCAACGGGGAATCCGTGTCCTACGCCATGGGGCCTTACACCATCACCAATATGGACATGAAGCTGGATATGGTGGCAACAGATGCCGCGGCCTGCTATATTTCCATTGAGGATATGGCCATTTATACCGCTGCGGAAGCCGCCGCCAATCCCGGTAAGATCGACCTGGTGTACCTTCACCGCACACCCACCGGTCTCACGTTCAACCATGCGCTGGTATCTCCGGCCGCTGATCCGCAATACCTCCCCGGCGTAACATTGCCGGCCGGGGTGAACAGGAGCACTAAAGTGAACAAGGTGTGGAACCTTCGCGATTTTCACCTCGCACGCCTGCAATACGGCGTTTATATAGATGACGTGGATTTCCAGGAACTGAACCTGGAAGGCGCGCCGAACTTCGCCATCAATGTGAGAGCGGAAGCTGGCGTATGGGCGGAAACGGCAGACGGGAGGTACCGCGCCTACATCTACGTTAACAAGGTTAACAACGGCGCCAAGAATGCCACCATCAGCATGAAGCGCTATACCATGCCGTAA
- a CDS encoding RagB/SusD family nutrient uptake outer membrane protein codes for MKRKQSIIKMIAALTGVVIFATSCVKDLLDQQPTTDLGANAFWKTEADATTALMGAYADIRPVFDRDYYFDGHGEFVRTRGISATSGNLQRGDAYHTSSNGNAYSPSGYGQYFDKMYRYLYGGVNRANYVIENVEKMLPNASATSLPELERVIGEARLLRGMVYFRLISMWGDVPYFSRIITSNSEVATLARTPIGQVKDSIMADFDYAFEKLPTHATELGRASKPAALAFRGKLQLYWACWNQFGWPELAGFVPDAAAAQTAYNNAAADFRSVINDYGLALFRGGEPGVCDPPGQAENLPNYYYLFTPIANGDPELIMTFTHGGTGTGQGEELMRDVAGRSHEGSQCWVSPRFEIADRYQQVSTGDFAPPLIPMNPNTAGARTAPNSAVNPQSYADRDYRMKASIQWDYEFSVGMISLKSTGMVPFIYKTWNQPVTINGVNYTTYNTDGSNSGYVFRKFLRNYAGQGRSDGDYSFPVMRLADVYLMYAEATNAVNGPQADAIELVNKIRHRGNLPPLSGAKTANKEVFFDAIEQERIIELFGEGHRGFDLRRWRAIERVWGAPYGDGVWRLDTHGAQMQRYYQNAPERTYEQNYIFRIPPGERDRNPNLTQNTPWL; via the coding sequence ATGAAAAGAAAGCAATCCATTATAAAAATGATAGCGGCGCTGACGGGAGTGGTCATCTTTGCAACATCGTGTGTGAAAGACCTTCTGGATCAGCAGCCTACTACAGATCTTGGCGCCAACGCCTTCTGGAAAACGGAAGCGGATGCCACTACCGCGCTGATGGGCGCCTATGCGGATATCCGCCCGGTATTTGACCGTGATTACTATTTTGACGGTCATGGCGAATTCGTTCGGACCCGGGGCATCAGCGCTACTTCCGGCAACCTGCAGCGAGGGGATGCCTATCATACCTCCTCCAACGGTAACGCCTACTCGCCTTCCGGTTATGGTCAGTATTTCGACAAGATGTACCGTTACCTGTACGGCGGCGTGAACCGCGCCAACTACGTGATCGAAAATGTGGAGAAGATGCTGCCCAATGCCAGCGCCACTTCATTGCCCGAACTGGAAAGAGTGATCGGGGAAGCGCGCCTGCTGCGCGGTATGGTATATTTCCGCCTGATCTCCATGTGGGGTGACGTGCCTTATTTCAGCAGGATCATCACCAGTAATAGCGAAGTGGCTACCCTGGCGAGAACGCCCATTGGCCAGGTGAAAGATTCCATTATGGCGGACTTCGATTATGCGTTCGAGAAGCTGCCCACGCATGCAACCGAACTGGGCCGCGCGTCCAAACCCGCGGCATTGGCTTTCCGGGGTAAGCTGCAATTGTACTGGGCTTGCTGGAACCAGTTCGGATGGCCCGAGCTGGCAGGCTTCGTACCGGATGCTGCTGCCGCACAAACAGCCTATAACAATGCGGCCGCCGATTTCCGTAGCGTGATCAACGACTATGGTCTTGCGCTCTTCCGCGGCGGTGAGCCCGGTGTCTGCGATCCTCCCGGCCAGGCGGAGAACCTGCCGAACTATTATTACCTGTTCACCCCCATCGCCAACGGCGATCCGGAACTGATCATGACCTTTACCCACGGCGGTACAGGCACCGGCCAGGGGGAAGAGCTGATGCGTGATGTGGCGGGTCGCTCCCATGAAGGCTCCCAGTGCTGGGTGTCCCCGAGGTTCGAGATCGCAGACCGGTACCAGCAGGTATCCACCGGCGATTTTGCGCCCCCGCTGATCCCCATGAACCCGAACACCGCAGGCGCCAGAACAGCACCTAATTCCGCCGTGAACCCGCAGAGTTATGCGGACCGCGACTATCGCATGAAGGCTTCCATCCAGTGGGATTATGAATTCAGCGTAGGCATGATCTCCCTGAAATCCACCGGCATGGTCCCCTTCATCTACAAAACCTGGAACCAGCCCGTGACCATTAACGGCGTGAACTATACTACCTATAATACAGACGGCAGCAACTCCGGCTACGTGTTCCGCAAATTCCTGCGCAACTACGCCGGGCAGGGCCGCAGCGATGGGGACTACTCCTTCCCGGTAATGCGCCTGGCCGATGTGTACCTGATGTATGCGGAAGCGACCAATGCCGTGAACGGCCCGCAGGCCGATGCCATAGAGCTGGTGAACAAGATCCGCCACCGCGGCAACCTGCCGCCTTTAAGCGGTGCAAAGACCGCGAACAAGGAAGTGTTCTTCGATGCCATAGAGCAGGAAAGGATCATTGAACTGTTCGGGGAAGGCCATCGCGGATTTGACCTCCGCCGCTGGAGAGCCATCGAAAGAGTATGGGGAGCCCCGTATGGCGATGGCGTATGGCGTTTAGATACCCACGGTGCACAGATGCAGCGGTATTACCAGAATGCTCCCGAAAGAACGTACGAGCAGAACTACATCTTCAGGATACCTCCGGGCGAGCGCGACCGCAACCCGAACCTGACACAGAACACACCCTGGTTATAA
- a CDS encoding trimeric intracellular cation channel family protein gives MLHILYIIAITAEAMTAALSAGRRNMDWIGVCIIAWVTALGGGTIRNILLDHYPMTWVEHPEYLLITAGGALFAALIASVMKRLRTLFLYLDALGLVVFTIIGCQVAGQMQLPVVIVLLSGMITGCAGGVLRDVLCNDVPLLFRKEVYASVSILTGGIYVGVEYLGYSTHLATIIAAIAGLILRLLAIRYKWQMPKFVYHDEWE, from the coding sequence ATGTTGCACATTCTCTACATCATTGCCATCACCGCAGAAGCAATGACCGCGGCCCTGTCTGCCGGCCGGCGGAATATGGACTGGATAGGCGTTTGTATCATTGCATGGGTCACGGCCCTCGGCGGCGGCACCATCCGTAATATCCTGCTGGACCATTATCCCATGACCTGGGTGGAACATCCGGAATACCTGCTGATCACCGCCGGAGGCGCCTTGTTCGCCGCACTGATCGCTTCCGTGATGAAACGTTTGCGTACTTTATTCCTTTATCTCGATGCCCTGGGCCTCGTGGTCTTTACCATCATCGGCTGCCAAGTGGCCGGGCAGATGCAGCTCCCGGTAGTCATCGTGTTGCTGAGCGGAATGATCACAGGCTGCGCCGGTGGCGTGCTGCGGGACGTGCTGTGCAATGATGTACCGCTGCTTTTCCGGAAGGAAGTATATGCCAGTGTATCCATTCTGACCGGCGGTATTTATGTAGGTGTGGAATATCTCGGGTACAGTACGCACCTGGCTACCATCATCGCTGCCATAGCTGGCCTCATTCTTCGTTTGCTCGCTATCCGTTATAAATGGCAGATGCCTAAATTCGTCTATCATGATGAATGGGAATAA
- a CDS encoding radical SAM protein — protein sequence MSASVFLITPPFTQLNTPYPATAYLKGFLNTRNITSFQADLGIEVTLALFSREGLQQLFARIQPPVTDNAARIFALQDDYIHTIDDAIGFLQGRNPTLAHRICKRDFLPEAGRFSQLEDLGWAFGSMGTQDKAKHLATLYLEDLSDLIMECMDEHFGFSRYAERLARSANSFDELYAALQQPYTYVDELLLQLLDKHMKTVQPQLVAISVPFPGNLYTSLRCGQWIKTHYPEVKIVMGGGFANTELRSLSDPRVFEFYDFVTLDDGEAPIENLLAYISGTKTQAELKRTFTLTDGVVTYFNNKTCTDYKQGEVGTPDYSDFLLDRYISAIEVVNPMHRMWSDGRWNKLTMAHGCYWGKCTFCDISLDYIARYEPLTAALLCDRMEEIVAQTGQNGFHFVDEAAPPALMRALAIEILKRKLVVSWWTNIRFEKSFTRDLCLLLRASGCIAVSGGLEVASDRLLELIQKGITVAQVAQVNRNLTEAGIMVHAYLMYGFPTQTAQETIDSLEMVRQMFQAGILQSAFWHQFAMTAHSPVGLYPEKFSVKKATEAIGTFANNDIVHIDETGTDHDAFSFGLKKSLLNYMHGLCLEDPLQQWFDFKVPKTRVAPDFIVKSLEEDHYTSPKPTAKVIWLGKTPALETFVKSKKGQQWEMASLTFQTRRERHSISVSQQQGIWLAGILEKLSVYNPKTHTLQEVKESYDAAGLEDFELFWDNKPVNTLHRFGLLKL from the coding sequence TTGAGCGCTTCCGTTTTTCTGATCACACCGCCTTTCACGCAGCTGAACACGCCCTACCCGGCCACGGCTTACCTGAAGGGGTTCCTGAACACCAGGAACATTACGTCGTTCCAGGCGGACCTGGGCATTGAAGTGACCCTGGCTTTGTTTTCCCGCGAAGGCCTGCAGCAGCTGTTTGCCCGCATCCAGCCCCCCGTGACGGACAACGCGGCGCGCATATTTGCCTTACAGGATGACTATATCCATACGATCGATGATGCTATAGGCTTCCTGCAGGGCCGCAACCCTACCCTCGCCCACCGCATCTGCAAAAGGGATTTTCTGCCGGAAGCGGGCCGGTTCTCGCAGCTGGAAGACCTGGGCTGGGCCTTCGGGTCCATGGGCACGCAGGATAAAGCGAAGCACCTGGCTACGCTTTATCTCGAAGACCTCTCCGATCTGATCATGGAATGCATGGACGAGCACTTCGGGTTCAGCCGTTATGCAGAACGCCTCGCCCGCTCCGCCAACAGCTTTGATGAACTATACGCCGCGCTGCAACAGCCTTATACGTATGTGGACGAGCTGCTGCTGCAGTTGCTGGACAAACATATGAAAACCGTACAGCCGCAGCTGGTGGCCATTTCCGTTCCCTTCCCCGGCAATCTCTACACTTCGCTCCGTTGCGGGCAGTGGATCAAGACGCATTACCCGGAAGTGAAGATCGTTATGGGCGGAGGATTTGCCAATACCGAGCTGCGTTCCCTTTCGGACCCGCGGGTATTTGAATTCTACGACTTTGTTACGCTCGATGACGGGGAAGCGCCCATCGAAAACCTGTTAGCTTATATTTCGGGAACAAAGACACAAGCGGAGCTGAAACGTACGTTCACGTTGACAGATGGTGTGGTCACCTATTTCAATAATAAAACCTGCACGGATTACAAACAGGGGGAAGTGGGCACACCGGACTACAGCGATTTTCTGCTGGACCGGTATATTTCGGCCATCGAAGTGGTCAACCCCATGCACCGCATGTGGAGCGATGGCCGCTGGAATAAGCTGACCATGGCGCATGGCTGTTACTGGGGCAAATGCACCTTCTGCGATATATCGCTCGATTACATCGCCCGTTACGAGCCGCTGACGGCTGCCCTCCTCTGCGACCGCATGGAGGAGATCGTGGCGCAGACGGGGCAGAACGGTTTCCATTTCGTGGATGAAGCGGCGCCGCCTGCACTGATGCGCGCACTGGCCATCGAGATATTGAAAAGAAAACTGGTGGTGAGCTGGTGGACGAACATCCGCTTTGAAAAGAGCTTTACCCGCGATCTCTGCCTGCTGCTGCGCGCTTCCGGCTGCATTGCCGTTTCCGGCGGGCTGGAAGTGGCGTCCGACAGGCTGCTGGAACTGATACAAAAAGGCATCACCGTAGCACAGGTAGCACAGGTGAACCGGAACCTTACCGAAGCGGGCATTATGGTGCATGCTTACCTGATGTACGGATTCCCTACGCAAACGGCGCAGGAAACCATCGATTCACTGGAAATGGTGCGGCAGATGTTCCAGGCAGGCATCCTGCAATCCGCCTTCTGGCACCAGTTTGCCATGACGGCGCATAGTCCCGTTGGCCTATACCCGGAAAAGTTCAGCGTAAAAAAGGCTACCGAAGCCATCGGCACATTTGCCAATAACGATATTGTACATATTGATGAAACGGGCACTGACCACGATGCGTTCAGCTTCGGCCTGAAAAAATCGCTGCTGAACTATATGCATGGCCTTTGCCTGGAAGATCCCCTGCAGCAATGGTTCGACTTCAAAGTGCCGAAAACCCGTGTGGCCCCGGATTTCATCGTCAAATCGCTGGAAGAGGACCACTATACCAGCCCGAAACCTACGGCCAAAGTGATCTGGCTGGGCAAAACACCCGCCCTGGAAACCTTCGTTAAATCCAAGAAAGGCCAGCAATGGGAAATGGCTTCCCTCACCTTCCAGACCCGCAGGGAACGGCACAGCATCAGCGTCAGCCAGCAGCAGGGCATATGGCTGGCCGGCATACTCGAAAAGCTGTCCGTTTACAACCCTAAAACCCATACGCTGCAGGAAGTGAAGGAAAGTTATGATGCGGCGGGACTGGAAGATTTTGAACTGTTCTGGGACAACAAACCCGTGAATACCCTGCACCGGTTCGGGCTGTTAAAATTATAA
- a CDS encoding TonB-dependent receptor gives MSNYLPLSLCPRWLRVRWILLAMAPAGLCIQAPATASAAFYQQQQPVVIKGRVTDDQNLPLPGVTVSLKGSGTGTTTDANGDYTLRSNTPNGVLVFSFIGYARQEVPFSGAGIRNISMKSDQKALGEVVVVGYGTQKKVNLVGAVSAVKVDEKIAGRSLPNASSALSGLVPGLAVNQSTGMAGRNSATLLIRGLGSVNNAGPLIVVDGMPDVDLNRINLNDIESISVLKDATSASVYGSRAANGVILVTTKSGKGQRRPQINFNGNLAIVKPTRAYQFMADYPRALTLHQRGAAVNALRSNYLFKDGTIDQWMALGMIDPLRYPNTDWWDVISRTGNIQNYNVSASGGGDNSNFFISVGVQDEKGLQINNDYKLYNARFNYDYKLRKNMNVGVRFNGNWSKFTYALEDGFTDDNATNTAGFDLQYAIAGITPYDPATGYYGGVMAYNEDPQAYNPYTVYTNALSRQNRQEANGSIYFDWSPVKGLTGRVDYTLNYNNQFRWNANMPNRSFNFQNNAFGSRVYVGENAGVGNFTNTGYKTMMTGRLNYQRKIGEHHEINVLGVYSEEYWYTRYQGSSRNDRLHPSLHEIDAALTDIQSTGGNSSAEGLRSYIGRLNYTAFDKYLFEANFRYDGSSKFLDGSRFGFFPSVAIGWRFTEENFISNFTKSFLNSGKLRVSYGGLGNNAGVGRYEQQETLNASNYMIDGDIVRGFVYEKMVNQGLSWEANTVFNIGLDLAFLDSRLTTELDYYDRLTVGMLRPSEFSILLDGAYQAPRANIGDLRNRGVEANITWSDKVGQFRYGVNLNASYNRTVLEKWNEFLGKGWIFLDMPYHFLYTYEDIGIAQTWEDVYNATPQGASPGDILRKDLNGDGRITGEDRKAYPNQQRDRPTTNFALNTNLSWKGIDVAFLFTGATGRKDYWLNNYNNVNFGTQRYAMTWEHWNNPWSWENRNGEWPRLLGSGNREETSFWLDDMSYIRLKNIQVGYTIPAKLLNRIGVNSFRIFGSTENVATITGYRGLDPELTGNRSNAYPLNKSYSIGVNVSL, from the coding sequence ATGTCAAATTACTTACCACTTTCTCTATGCCCACGCTGGTTACGCGTCAGGTGGATATTGCTGGCCATGGCTCCTGCCGGCCTCTGCATCCAGGCACCTGCCACAGCGTCGGCTGCGTTCTATCAACAGCAACAACCTGTTGTGATCAAAGGACGCGTAACAGATGATCAGAACCTGCCACTGCCAGGTGTTACTGTATCGCTGAAAGGTTCCGGCACGGGCACCACTACCGATGCCAACGGGGATTATACCCTGCGCAGCAACACCCCCAACGGTGTGCTCGTATTTTCTTTTATCGGATACGCCCGGCAGGAAGTGCCGTTTTCCGGCGCGGGCATCCGCAACATTTCAATGAAGTCTGACCAGAAGGCGCTCGGCGAAGTTGTTGTAGTAGGTTACGGCACACAGAAAAAAGTCAACCTTGTGGGTGCGGTATCCGCCGTGAAGGTGGATGAAAAGATCGCCGGCCGTTCATTGCCGAATGCTTCCTCCGCTCTGTCCGGCCTCGTTCCGGGCCTTGCCGTAAACCAGTCTACCGGCATGGCAGGAAGGAACTCCGCCACATTGCTGATCCGCGGCCTCGGCTCCGTGAATAACGCCGGCCCCCTGATCGTTGTGGATGGTATGCCGGATGTGGACCTGAACCGTATCAATCTGAACGATATCGAAAGCATTTCCGTGCTGAAGGATGCGACCTCCGCCTCCGTGTACGGTTCCCGCGCGGCTAACGGTGTCATTCTCGTGACCACCAAATCCGGTAAAGGCCAACGGAGGCCCCAGATCAATTTCAACGGCAACCTGGCCATTGTGAAGCCTACCAGGGCATACCAGTTCATGGCGGATTATCCGCGCGCGCTTACGCTGCACCAGCGTGGCGCTGCGGTGAATGCCCTCCGGTCCAACTACCTCTTTAAAGATGGTACGATCGATCAGTGGATGGCGCTGGGCATGATCGACCCGCTCCGGTATCCGAATACGGACTGGTGGGATGTCATTTCCAGAACGGGTAATATCCAGAATTACAACGTTTCCGCTTCCGGCGGCGGCGACAACTCCAACTTCTTTATCTCTGTTGGCGTACAGGACGAAAAAGGTTTGCAGATCAATAATGATTACAAACTCTACAATGCCCGTTTCAACTACGATTACAAACTGCGGAAGAATATGAACGTAGGCGTCCGCTTCAATGGCAACTGGTCCAAATTCACCTATGCCCTGGAAGACGGTTTTACGGACGATAACGCAACGAACACGGCGGGTTTCGACTTGCAGTACGCCATTGCCGGGATCACCCCTTATGATCCTGCTACAGGCTATTATGGCGGTGTGATGGCCTATAATGAGGACCCCCAGGCATACAATCCCTACACGGTGTACACCAACGCCCTCAGCCGCCAGAACAGGCAGGAAGCGAACGGGAGCATCTATTTCGACTGGTCTCCCGTAAAAGGACTGACCGGCCGTGTGGATTATACCCTGAACTACAACAACCAGTTCCGCTGGAATGCCAATATGCCCAACCGTTCCTTCAACTTCCAGAACAATGCCTTTGGCAGCCGTGTGTATGTAGGAGAGAACGCCGGCGTCGGCAACTTTACCAATACCGGTTACAAGACCATGATGACCGGCCGCCTGAATTATCAGCGGAAAATAGGAGAGCATCACGAGATCAACGTACTCGGCGTGTATAGCGAAGAGTACTGGTACACCCGCTACCAGGGCTCCAGCCGGAACGACCGTCTTCATCCTTCACTGCACGAGATCGATGCTGCCCTGACGGACATCCAGTCCACCGGCGGCAACTCCAGCGCGGAAGGGCTTCGTTCCTACATCGGCCGCCTCAATTATACGGCGTTCGACAAATATCTCTTCGAAGCCAATTTCCGTTACGATGGTTCTTCAAAATTCCTGGATGGCAGCCGTTTCGGTTTCTTCCCCTCCGTGGCCATCGGATGGCGCTTTACAGAAGAAAATTTCATCAGCAACTTCACCAAAAGTTTCCTCAACAGCGGCAAGCTGAGGGTTTCCTACGGCGGACTGGGTAACAATGCCGGCGTAGGCAGGTACGAGCAGCAGGAAACGCTCAATGCCAGCAACTACATGATAGACGGTGATATTGTACGGGGATTTGTGTACGAGAAAATGGTGAACCAGGGCCTTTCCTGGGAAGCCAATACCGTGTTCAATATCGGTCTTGATCTGGCCTTCCTCGATAGCCGCCTGACCACAGAACTGGATTATTATGACCGCCTCACTGTAGGTATGCTGCGGCCCTCCGAATTCTCCATCCTGCTGGATGGTGCATACCAGGCGCCCCGCGCCAATATCGGAGACCTCCGCAACCGCGGTGTGGAAGCCAACATCACCTGGTCGGACAAAGTAGGCCAGTTCCGTTACGGCGTTAATCTGAACGCTTCCTACAACCGTACCGTACTGGAGAAATGGAACGAGTTCCTCGGCAAAGGATGGATCTTCCTGGACATGCCTTACCATTTCTTATATACGTATGAAGATATCGGCATCGCCCAGACCTGGGAAGATGTGTACAATGCCACACCACAAGGCGCTTCTCCCGGCGATATCCTGCGGAAAGACCTGAATGGCGATGGCAGGATCACCGGTGAGGACAGAAAGGCGTATCCCAATCAGCAGCGTGACCGGCCTACGACCAACTTTGCGCTGAACACCAATCTTTCCTGGAAAGGAATAGATGTGGCCTTCCTGTTCACCGGCGCCACCGGCCGAAAGGATTACTGGCTGAACAACTATAACAACGTCAACTTCGGCACGCAGCGTTATGCGATGACATGGGAGCACTGGAACAATCCCTGGTCATGGGAGAACCGTAACGGGGAATGGCCCCGCCTGCTTGGAAGCGGCAACCGGGAGGAAACCTCTTTCTGGCTGGACGACATGAGCTATATCCGCCTGAAGAACATCCAGGTGGGATATACTATACCGGCAAAATTGCTGAACCGGATAGGCGTGAACAGTTTCCGCATCTTCGGTTCAACGGAGAACGTAGCCACCATTACCGGCTACCGCGGTCTGGACCCGGAACTGACCGGCAACAGGAGCAATGCATACCCGCTCAACAAATCTTACTCCATCGGTGTTAACGTGAGCCTTTAA
- a CDS encoding alginate lyase family protein encodes MRYLLLFLMSFAAFSCTGQQGPPETFLLKPAVLTASLQKIKNGDPEMKKALDTLLKEADEALTKGPYSVTFKSKTPASGDKHDYMSVGPYWWPDSTKADGLPYIRKDGQVNPERFSIRDAEYHNALCRDVYILGLARFFTGEEKYAEHAAKLLNIWFLDAETRMNPNLNFGQAIPGRTEGRGIGIIDTHNLAKLLDGIQLLKNTTALKPEVYAGIQAWYREFLQWMRTSPIGLDEADEHNNHGTWYDVQTVAMALFTAQPELAKTILREQTEKRIESQLKEDGSQPHELARTLSWNYSQMNLKGFFELALLAENVGVDLWNYSSPGGKSLKKAFAWMLPYAEGRETWQHKQIKPIHNNGYLALAVVAEKKYPGLDLQPLRDSNKDFHHYMLTLTEWTY; translated from the coding sequence ATGAGATATCTCTTATTGTTTTTGATGAGCTTTGCGGCTTTCAGCTGCACCGGGCAGCAGGGCCCGCCCGAAACCTTCCTGCTCAAACCTGCCGTATTAACGGCATCCCTGCAAAAAATAAAGAATGGTGACCCGGAGATGAAGAAAGCGCTGGACACATTATTGAAAGAGGCGGATGAGGCGCTGACCAAAGGTCCTTATTCCGTTACCTTCAAAAGCAAAACACCGGCGAGTGGGGACAAGCATGATTACATGAGCGTGGGCCCCTACTGGTGGCCTGATTCCACTAAAGCGGACGGCCTGCCTTATATCCGGAAAGACGGGCAGGTGAACCCCGAACGATTTTCTATCCGCGACGCGGAATATCACAATGCTTTATGCCGGGATGTTTATATTTTAGGGCTGGCCCGCTTTTTTACCGGGGAGGAAAAATATGCGGAGCATGCGGCGAAGTTGCTGAACATCTGGTTCCTGGATGCGGAAACGCGGATGAACCCGAACCTCAACTTCGGGCAGGCCATCCCCGGCCGTACGGAAGGCAGGGGCATCGGTATCATAGACACGCATAACCTGGCCAAATTGCTTGATGGCATTCAGCTGCTGAAAAACACCACCGCCCTGAAACCCGAAGTGTATGCGGGCATTCAGGCATGGTACCGGGAGTTCCTGCAGTGGATGCGCACCAGCCCCATTGGTCTGGATGAAGCCGACGAACATAATAACCACGGCACCTGGTATGATGTGCAAACGGTAGCTATGGCGCTGTTCACAGCACAACCGGAGCTGGCAAAGACCATCCTGCGGGAGCAGACCGAAAAGCGGATCGAAAGCCAGCTGAAAGAAGACGGCAGCCAGCCGCATGAGCTGGCCCGCACCCTGTCCTGGAATTATTCGCAGATGAACCTGAAAGGGTTCTTCGAGCTGGCCCTGCTGGCGGAAAATGTTGGTGTCGATCTGTGGAACTATTCATCTCCGGGTGGTAAAAGCCTGAAGAAAGCTTTTGCCTGGATGCTTCCCTATGCCGAAGGCAGGGAAACCTGGCAGCACAAACAGATCAAGCCCATACATAACAACGGGTACCTGGCACTCGCTGTAGTGGCGGAGAAAAAGTATCCGGGGCTGGACCTGCAGCCGCTGCGCGACAGCAACAAGGATTTTCATCATTACATGCTCACCCTTACGGAGTGGACATACTGA